In one window of Micromonospora cathayae DNA:
- a CDS encoding glycoside hydrolase family 43 protein: protein MALSRRAFTLGMVASAGLTASGLALRPGPASAATYTAYVMTYFTESPNFQGADYGLHVAVSRDGLNWTPLNQNNPVVTPTAGQQGLRDPFVYRKQDGTFVVVATDLKGTNFGTNSQYLHVWDSTNLQSFTGYRRIQMHTLNAHTWAPTVFWDASRGQYAIVYSCNNGGDILQVNYTSDFRTVSAPQQFFKPNHGVLDGDVVVDGGVYYLYYKNLADGRLYGARSTTGAPNSFTTYTSGLIQGTAIEAPLLLKRNDGSGWWLWGDSFGPVNADYYIWGTGNVTTNSWSALNQRDYTPPLNAKHGSILGITDAEYNGLVSRWGAPNWVRLKSSNLPDYVVRHSNGAVRLDPYPFDPYQDQMWRMVPGLADPAGVSFESVNRPGSYLRHSGYVARLDPNDNTSGFRADATFHRTAGLADSSWSSFRSYNFPDRYLRHSGYVLRIDPLSAGSSAADRQDATFRVTP from the coding sequence ATGGCCCTGAGCCGACGAGCGTTCACCCTCGGCATGGTCGCCTCCGCCGGACTCACCGCCTCCGGCCTGGCGCTGCGCCCCGGCCCCGCCTCCGCCGCCACGTACACCGCGTACGTCATGACCTACTTCACCGAGAGCCCGAACTTCCAGGGCGCGGACTACGGCCTGCACGTCGCGGTCAGCCGGGACGGCCTCAACTGGACGCCGCTGAACCAGAACAACCCGGTGGTCACCCCCACCGCCGGCCAGCAGGGCCTGCGCGACCCGTTCGTGTACCGCAAGCAGGACGGCACCTTCGTGGTCGTCGCCACCGACCTCAAGGGCACGAACTTCGGCACCAACAGTCAGTACCTGCACGTGTGGGACTCGACCAACCTCCAGTCCTTCACCGGATACCGCCGCATCCAGATGCACACGCTGAACGCGCACACCTGGGCGCCGACCGTGTTCTGGGACGCCTCGCGCGGCCAGTACGCGATCGTCTACTCCTGCAACAACGGCGGCGACATCCTGCAGGTCAACTACACGTCGGACTTCCGCACCGTCAGCGCGCCGCAGCAGTTCTTCAAGCCCAACCACGGCGTCCTCGACGGTGACGTCGTCGTCGACGGCGGCGTCTACTACCTGTACTACAAGAACCTCGCGGACGGGAGACTGTACGGCGCGCGGTCCACCACGGGCGCGCCGAACAGCTTCACCACGTACACCAGCGGGCTGATCCAGGGCACCGCGATCGAGGCACCGCTGCTGCTCAAGCGCAACGACGGCAGCGGCTGGTGGCTGTGGGGCGACTCGTTCGGCCCGGTCAACGCCGACTACTACATCTGGGGCACCGGCAACGTCACCACCAACTCGTGGTCGGCGCTCAACCAGCGCGACTACACCCCGCCGCTGAACGCCAAGCACGGCTCGATCCTCGGCATCACCGACGCCGAGTACAACGGCCTGGTCAGCCGGTGGGGCGCCCCGAACTGGGTCCGCCTGAAGTCGTCCAACCTCCCCGACTACGTCGTGCGGCACAGCAACGGCGCGGTACGGCTCGACCCGTACCCGTTCGACCCGTACCAGGACCAGATGTGGCGGATGGTGCCCGGCCTCGCCGACCCGGCCGGAGTGTCGTTCGAGTCGGTGAACCGGCCCGGTAGCTACCTGCGGCACAGCGGCTACGTGGCGCGGCTCGACCCCAACGACAACACCTCGGGTTTCCGCGCCGACGCCACCTTCCACCGCACCGCCGGGCTCGCCGACTCGTCGTGGTCGTCGTTCCGCTCGTACAACTTCCCCGACCGGTACCTGCGGCACAGCGGCTACGTCCTGCGCATCGACCCGCTCAGCGCGGGCTCCAGCGCCGCCGACCGGCAGGACGCCACCTTCCGCGTCACCCCGTAA